TGTCCACTTTAGGAATCAAATTATGTGATTAAATTCAAATGATAGATGTCTAGTGCATTGCTTTTGTGGAGGTGGTGGTTGCATAGTGTTGTTTCTGGTATTCTGTATGAATGGCATTTAGTAACTGCTTCTCATGTGTGTTGCTTACTCTACTATTTATCTTAAGTATGCAACAAACTCCCAATGGACATACTTGAGTCTAGTTGACGTTGTTAATTTCTTATGCATGTTGCATTAAGCTATCTTGAATCACAAGTTCTTTGTGAATCACGTGCTCTGATCACCGTTGTTTTTGGTTGCCTTCCAATGCTTTTTTAAAATTCCAATGAAAAGGAAGCTTCGTTGGTGGGATCTTTTTTGCTTTATGGatgaataaatttttaaagTATCAATGTGCCAAGAAGCTTGTTTGGTCAGGTGGTGTTGGTCCTGGTTGTGATGCTTCTAGTTGACATTTCCTTTTGTCACCCATTTTACTTTAGAATGTTGTTGGATATGAGGGATCCCTTTCAtcattattatctttttttttttttgcaaactttaatttcattttcttctcctCGGTTTCAGATTGTTTAGGTAGACGATTAGGACCATCGCTTTTAGGACGAACTGATGATACAGGGGTAAGTAAACTTCATTCTACATTCTCTTACTGTCATTGCTCTCCAATCTTGTGTAAACTTTTACATGGAATTCCTTTTCTAACCCAAGTCTATGCCGTTGTTTGTCTATTACTGTTTTGGCAGAAGCTGGTCAAGGATTTTGTTAAGATCCTCAATCAAGTGAACACTGAGGAAGTGCCTGCTGGCCTGAAGCTCCCAGAGTCCTTTAGTCAACTTGTTgctgaaatgaaaaataacaagtaCAGCGCAAAAGAATTTGCTTTGGTTCTAAAGGGAATGGTATGTGCACGTCACTCTTCTCTAGCCTTTTCAGTAGTGCATGTCTATTAGCCTTATTTGTTCTTGCCTTCCCCTTGGACTTTCTACCGTCTGCCCAGGGTTGTTGAGTTACTTACTGACCCCCACTTTGGTTTTGATTGCGCACAGACACAGAAAGATATTGTCCTCAGCTGAACTTTGTGTTGAATTTGCTATTTTGCAGATGGAGAAATCTGAAAGAGAGATTAGGGAATCAAAGTTCGCAGAGCTGACGAATAAACACTTTGCTGCAAGTGCAATTCCCAAAGGCATTCATTGTCTTTCGCTGCGGTTGACTGATGAGTACTCCTCGAATGCTCATGCACGCAGACAGTTGCCTTCACCAGAGCTACTCCCTCTGCTATCTGACAATTCATTGCAACACTTTGTAGTGGCCACTGACAACATCCTGGCTGCCTCAGTTGTGGTAAATTCTGCTGTGCAGTCAACTCTGAAGCCTGAAAAGATTGTTTTCCATGTCATCACCGACAAGAAAACATATGCAGGCATGCACTCATGGTTTGCTCTGAATCCTGTCACTCCTGCTCTTGTGGAGGTTAAAGGTGTTCATCAGTTTGACTGGTTGACAAGAGAAAATGTTCCCGTGCTTGAAGCTGTTGAGAGCCATAATGTTATTCGTAAATACTACCATGGAAATCATGTTACAGGTGCCAATCTCAGTGATACAACTCCGCGATCTTTTGCATCCAAGTTGCAGGCTAGAAGTCCGAAGTATATCTCTTTGCTGAATCATCTTCGCATATATTTGCCAGAGGTACCACTTTCTCATATCTTGTAAACTGTCTTCTGTTTCTTTAAAGCAAAATTTTGGAGGGTCAAATTCCAGTATCTTTTCGACTTCCCGTCCTCCTTTACAGAGAGCTGGACATTGAAATAATACTTTGCGAGAAAAAGTTTCCAATATATAAAATAGAGTCAACAGTAGGTTTAAGCATGCAAGTGAGGAGTTTTGGATAGATTAAGATGCATACATCCTGGTTAAGTGAACATTATTTGCATTATTTATCTGAACCTAAGCTAAGTTAATCAAAACTTTCATGCGACGAAGTTTAGCCAATCTTATCCAACATTTGCGACTTCTTGTTGAAAATGTTGTGAAGACACATAAGCAGAGCCTATAGGATGAGTAATGTTTATGCAGacattatttcttcattttactAAACTGTAAGATTTTTGTGCTCCAGAGATCATTAACATTATGCACACATGTCCATAAGATGGAATAACAGACTCTTCTGTATACTGTCCTGCACCACAGCGGCAAGTCAAAGTTTCAATATCATCTTTCCCACACTGAAACAGTATAATGAGACCTTGGTACCCCAGATCTGAAAATTTAATTCTCAAATTACTCTATGGAGAATGAAGTAGGTACCCCATAGAACTAGTCGAGCTGCGTGCAAGTTGGCCCGGACACCACGGTTATTTTAAAGAACTTTATGGAGAGTGAAGCACAGTTATAATCAGACTTTGgtttgttattttcttcttgttctgaTAATTTAACTCCAAGTTTGCATCTCCAGGCGCTCCTTTCTTTTCTAGAAGAGTTCCACGCAGCAATTATTTTtgcttttcctttcttctacttGCAAGCATTTAGATTTTAGTATAGATTTCACTTTGTAATATTTCCCTCTTCGATACTTGTATGTAATCCCGGAgttcacttgtgggattacactgggtatgttattgttgttgataCTTTTATGTGATTCACTCTCCGGTCCTGCATTTATGTAGATATGCACGTTTTCAAATAGCAATCTGAGATTTATGTGGTGTCGTTTTTTGCAGCTCTTCCCAAACCTTGACAAAGTGGTTTTCTTAGACGATGATATTGTAATTCAGAGAGATTTATCTCCGTTGTGGGACATCGACCTTAGTGGTAAGGTCAATGGAGCAGTTGAGACTTGTAAAGGTGAAGACGAGTGGGTGATGTCTAAGCGATTCAGAAATTACTTCAACTTTTCTCATCCCCTAATAGCAAAGAATTTGAATCCGGAAAACTGTGCATGGGCTTATGGGATGAATATCTTTGATTTACGTGCATGGAGGAAGACGAATATTACAAATACTTATCATGCATGGCTTAAAGAGGTACTCAATCTTATGCTTTGTgattttttggggaaaaaatgGTTTATCTGAATTCCAGCAGCCGTGTGTTTACATTTTGGATCTTGCCAGTGTTATGATTTTTCTGTCATTCCTGTTTGTGTTTGTCTCTTAGCTGTCCACCTTATTATTCATTTAGCTTTTTCTTTTGACATGTTCATCTAGGTGGATTCTGTGACAAATTTAGCATTTTTAGATTCTGACTTGACATTGTTAAACTCGCTAATCGTTGTAGAATCTGAAGTCGAACTTGACAATGTGGAAGCTTGGAACATTACCTCCTGCTTTGATTGCATTCAAGGGTCATGTTCACCCCATTGACCCCTCGTGGCACATGCTTGGCTTGGGATATCAAAGTAAGACCAATATCGACAATGTGAAGAAGGCTGCCGTGATTCATTACAATGGCCAGTCCAAACCTTGGCTCGAGATAGGCTTTGAGCATCTCCGTCCTTTTTGGACCAAGTTCGTTAACAGCTCCAATGATTTTATCAGTAATTGCCACATACTGGAGTAGTCGACAGATTTTCCTTCAAGGAAAAACCACAGGAGAATTTTGAAAGCCCACAGGCTTTGCAAACTTTTGATTGGTTCCAGGGAACTTTAATTGCGATTGATGAGAAGGAGATTCTGACAATTGCCCGGATATATTCAGGTTTCCAGATTTGGTGCTTTGTCTCCTGCAAAAGAGAACCTGCATTATTCTAGCATGGGCATAAGATTCATTCTTTCAATATGTAAAATAGAAGTTGGTCACATAATTCTATTGATTGGACAAAGGACAATATTTTTGGCCTCTTACTGGGGTTTAGCCTACTCTCTACTATACTATAGCTTAAGAGGCAATGATAGTGCGTCCCAGGAAATGCTCATCATCAGTCATACAAATTGGTGAATTGCGAGAAGAAATGCTAGGCGCTGCGCCCTTTTAGCTGCAGAGATGATTCTTCCAACATTTTTCCTTGTTAATTTTGTTGTCATTACTCCATTCAATCATCTTGGTCATCATATTAGACTGCTGTAGGCTCTATGGAAACTTGCATCACATAGTTGGGTAAATCCGTAGGTTATTACATTGCTACTTGTTTTGTATGATTCAATGATATATACAACTGATATGTGCAGATTCttttttaccaaaaattctCCAGTTTTacttttttgctttttattAACGTGGTTTTTGTTGTCTTGATGTTTGATCTTTCTAATTATGggattcaaatttcaattaatgATACCAAAATTATGGTAAGGGTTTGATAAGTACAACTGTGAAGTCAAAGTACAAATTGTTAAAACAAAATCTTGCTGAGTAAAGAAGTGTATCATACCAGCCTGTTTCGTAActttcaatattaaaaaaactaaagaatcCCTTTAAATGCACTCAAAGGGACAAAAAGaagcaataaataaatattcctATGTCAAGAAAGGTcttcaaaaagaagaagaagaagaaaggtctTAAAAAAGAAACAGTCTCCAGCTAAAATCATACAAatctttttatgtatttttaattatttaaggGGATACGGAAGGGCCAAGAGAGGAAAAAAACAGCGAAGAGTCGTTTGATGTGAGGTATAAGGTATAATAGtcctaatataaaatataagatTATTTTATCCTGCGTTTGATTGGAGGTATTAGGTTTATCCTTGGATTATTTCACCCACTATTTGTACCTTAATGATGAGACGAATAATTCTATATACATGATGAAATAACTTATTCCAGAATAAGTAATCTCAGAATAACTTGTTTCCAACCAAATGATCAAAATTAACTCACACTTCAACGGCTCAAAGTCTTTAGCCATTGACAATGACAGTACCTCGACTATTCTATGAAGTACTATTTgttattacttttataaatgTTAGAATAATTGAAATTGAACTGTAACACCAAaacttattactattttattaagACCATATCCTTCAATGTATAAAGTAAGAGTTATACACATATTTACTttcctttaaaatatataaagtaaaatcccaaaaaagaagaagaatattggCGAGGGGTTATCCAAATCCTTCCTAAAAAATTACCCTATGTATATAAGTTTTCTAATATACTCCCGGTTCATATTTACttattaaacaatttttaatataggtaattactaaaatatatataaaatttttgaattgattCAATGAGGAGAAAAAATGTCGATAATCCCATAGAGTGAGGAGGAGATGCCGAAGACTGAAGAGAGTTAACTTTATTGACCCAAGCGAAGATGTAGAGAGAGCGAAAGAAGACTTTGAAAACTCCGAAAACTGCCgaatttgatttttcttcatcttcttctttttttctcccaccccctacctttttttttttttcttcttttaatataaaaattattattttaattgttaatgCATTACACGTATTACccaccctttccttttcttcttccctAGTTTTGTAGCTCCATCTGTCTTGAGAAAAATATCATATGAAATTACTTTGTTGGGTAAAAAGTGGACAGTTTCCAGATCAGTTTCTCCTAACAGTAAGCCCAATCAtgcatttgattttattttttttaatttaaagatcCATTCTTTTGTAGAATTGTAACTCGATGATTCTTGTCTGCAGTTTGAGTAGATAtattgtaactttttttttaatgttttcttgaCTTTTGGggttctttaattttgtgatttctTGGTTAATTTGAACTCAAGATTAttgaatttctttcttttgggtTGTTTAAAAATTGTAGTTTGATTCTCTTTTCTTGATAATCTAATCTAATTCAAGAAAGTGTAATTATTTACTTGATTTTGTGTGGGTTTATGTATATCTTGTCGGTGTTAACATCTGATAGTTCATTAAGaattcatattttgttttttctgaAGATTTAAGGCTGGGATTTGAGCATTTGATGAGATCCATAAAGTGTCAAGAACCAAAGACTAAATTCTTTGGTCCTGGGAGCTTCAGTGATTGTGTTAATTAAGGCTGAACAGGTTTCAGGAAGATCCTAGTAAAATATCCTTGTGTTGGGTTTGTTTTGTAAGTTAGAACAAGGATGTCTGCAGCTCAAGATCAACTGGAGATCAAGTTTAGATTGATTGATGGAACAGATATTGGCCCCAAGAGTTTTTCTGTGGCTACAAGCGTAGCAACCTTAAAGGAGAACATCCTTGCTCAGTGGCCTAAAGGTTAGTTTAGTTCTTGAATAACTGCTAATTGTGTGTAAGATTTTCAATTACCCAAGATTTCTGTTGGTGGCATGATTGCTTCAAGAACCACAATCATAGTCTATGATCTGTAGTTGTTACTTTTGTTAGATATAGAGCTCTGTGGATAGTTCCTTTACTTAAGTTTCCTACCGATAAGGAATACGTATAAAATTTGTAGGGATTCTGAATGATAAGAAATTTTGGCACGTTGTTATTCAGATAGTTGAGGCGCTTTGCTGCTTCAAATCCAACAGTGTTATGTTATTCAAAATATTGGGTATTCCCAAATCCAACAATGACATGAAGCTCTGGCTAACCAAAACTTTCAACTTTTCCTATGCATTGTTGTATGTTATTCAAAATATTGGGTATTCACTTCTTTCTGATAGGACTTcttaatttgaagaatgaatttAGAAAGGAAAATCGAGAAGCCTAAAGAATAAATTAGAGGGAATTGCTCAGCTTACTCAACAACTCAAGATGAGCTCAATTCTGGGTAGAAGAAAGAGAGGAGAGTTGTTATTGATCTTGGTATAatttccagatgaaaacaatGAATGCCAATTACAGCTATTCAAGAAGAAGATTGGAACGCTTCCTCTAACTCTACTAACTACTTCAACTAACTCGATGAATACACATAAATGGGAAGTCGTCTAATTAGAGGATTGCATCTCTTTCATTTAATAAAACCAACATTTTCAACGCACCTTGTTCCAATTGCACTATATTCATGCATGTATTTTAGAATGTCCTATTACATTCACACTTTGCTTAGTATGTGAAAACCTTGACTGAACTTTAAGCTTTGCACAGTTCACAAGAGCATGTATTGAGTTAATCATGTTTCTCAGCATTCGGGATGACTCTGAAAGCATCAGGTCGCAgtgcaaacaaaaatatatcGAATTAGGAGCTTGAGATCTTTCCTTAAAttccttttttatattttcagttAATTTACCTGAATGTTGGGCACTTTCTCTTTGTTATCAAAGATTTTCTGctattaattttctttctatAATCTTTTCTTAAATATTGGGTGCAATCTTGATTACAAGTTTCCAAGTCATGTTTTCTGAGACATATCTTATGTATAGAGAAGGATAATGGTCCGCGGACAGTAAAAGATGTCAAGTTAATCAGCGCTGGAAGAATATTGGAAAACAACAGAACAGTGGCTGAATGCAGAAGCCCATTATGTGATATTCCAGGAGGAGTTACGACCATGCATGTGGTTGTTCAACCACCAGCTCAGGAGAAAGGTCAGCTTAGATTCACTAAACATATCAACGATATACATAATTTGAAGCATAAAACAGTATTTACATTAACTTTCCTTTAGGATGTTtgattcatttctttctttcatttcctttgCCAATTTCCATTCCGtgttatatgttcttttttgTTGTGTCGCTGTTTCTGAaaaattgtttgttgtttgaatTTTGCTACTGGTGAAACAGAGAAAAAAGCATCAGATGACATGAAGCAGAATAAGTGCCTCTGTGTTATACTATGATATTCAGTTCCAACAGGGGGATGGCTATATGCAAGGTAGGAAGTTACTTACTTTTAGTCTCTGACAGATATCAAAGTCTGTAAACTGATGTTTTGGACCCTCTACTTTCAGATAAAGACTGGTGGTTGTTAACAATACTGAAGTTGGTGAAGTAGTAACAAACATGAGTTGTTGGCATGCCATCCATTCTCAAGATCGTGTATTGTCTGGTCTCGTTGTCTTTTGTATTTGCTGCTTTCTTTTTTAGTGCTTGATGGATGCAAAGTCCATTCTgcattgattgaaaatttgtgttgcTGTCAAGTATACCATTTCTTATCTGTAGGACTCTGTTGTCTGTACAAAATACGAATTAACTCGTTGgctgaattcataatttaatcTTGAATATGTTCTTATCTTGATCGATGTAATATATAGATACAAAAAAAAGGATTTGGAATATATTGCATTGAAATCCAAAGATTTCTTTACTTCAAAGTTAGTGTTCAACCAGTGGATAATCTGTCATATTCTCTGGAACTGTCTTGTTCTATGCTAATAGCATTGCTGATCTTGATTGAATAATGTGGATATTCTTCGCCTTGATTGCAACTGATACTTTCAATGGTTAAGAAATTTTAGTACTGTggataaatttgaaattcatattTGTTGTTGTGGCTGTCGTTTCTCCATCAACTGCTATATTGTTGTCAAATTGGCTTAACTAGCTTGTTCTTGAGCACTATTTTGAAGTTTCTGCCACTAGTGCACGTTTTATTTACTAATAGGTGACACGTCCCTTCTCCGAATCCCTTGAAACATGGAGTCTTCCTTCCTGAACTACATTAAAGACATGTTGTTGTGATTTTACTTGGAGCTAAGTCAGGAGGGACAAAAGATAAATGCTTTCTATCCATCGAAAGCAGATGATCGGAAGGTATGAGTTAGGACCCTGGGCTAGAGCAAGTTGGATTGGGGTATATATAGCTGCGACATGGTACAGATTGAGATGGAAGCAAGACACAGTGAGAGCTCTTGATATACCAGCTATTTGATACAAATTCTTGAAAATACACCAGAGTCAGGTGCTTACTGTTAATCAGTGCATGTCTCCAGATGGATTCATGTATTGAGCAAACAAAGATGTTTAGCTAATGATGAAATAGCCGGTAGCAGATTTAAGATGGGTTCATGAATTTGAACTTCCTACATTCTTGACATCCATCATCATGCAAGAATATTGCAATTTTGGACAGGTCAGGTAATTACTAAAGGTCACATGTTATACATATCAACAGAAATgtataaacaaaattattcCTCCTTTGATACTATCTGCCATCTAAATGACTCATCCATTCGATACCTAATCGTTCAATCAGCCATTGATGCTTGTGTTACACCCTCTTGCAGCGTCACCTTTCTCTAGACCCTGTGTAAGTGCAGGATACTTTTTAAGCACCGAGTAAGTTGCCCTTTAAATGTTTCTCACTAGTTAAAAACTGTTGAAAAACTTTTCCCTTGTAAGTTGTAAGGGATCGTTTCgtttgaatacaagttatgCTGTGATTAGTTATGTTGGAATTactttttatagtttatttggtttgtcatattcaaacttatatttattgcataatttttatgaataagttgtttgtttataaaaataccctccatttttttatttttttttacatattctTTGCAAGCTTTAGTTGATCAttcttaataataattttttcatcttatttagcttaactATTTTTGTATGTGCATTTCCATGATTGTGTCgtgtgtttttaaaattaaactttcatcttatttaacttaaaaataaaacttccatcttatttagcttaaaaataaaatttccatcttatttagctcaaaaataaaactttcatcttatttagttttaaaataaaacttccattttaagtttattaaaataagagaaattttattagtaaagttatctacattttaattgatatataaaatataatttttaagtgagtaataaactatttaattaaaaatatgtaatttagtaGTAGAGTGAACATTTTAAgagaatcaaaatataaataaacataagaatattcaagttataatatattcataaataaaaattgtatttataaaatgtaatttttaatagaaaaatatattatcataaaaaaacGAATAATTAAggttgtgaatgttattataaatgttgttaaaattatattaatatacataaatataaaaatggtgtataaaatagagtttaaaggggtattttatgttattttacatACATTATAACTTATCCTGAGATTAGAATTCCACTCCTAGTGaggaataacttatcccaaaACTAATTGTTaatcctgggataagttattccaGCCTTTGCAACCAAACAACGAATTAAAGGTCAATCAAAAGTTATGCCAAGATTAACTTCTCTTATCTATCACACCAAATGACTCCTAAATGTATGCAAACCTTGTAAAGGTAGAgagtttatttttatattacaagGAGATAGTGAAACAAAATTAGATAATTGTTATACTTTTCTTTCataattaatactccctccatttcaaaaaaaagtggtctagtttgacttgacacgaagtttaagaaaataaagtaggcttttgaattttgtggtcctaaattaaagttatgtcaaatgtataaagttaccctttaatcttgtgatcttaaatatgcCACGTGAAAAGTTGAAAGTAAAGTGttatcaaaaaaggaaaaaggtcattattttttaaacaaattaaaaagtaaagaaggtcattttcttttaaacaGAAGGAGTAATTACTTTActaataaaatagaaatgatAGACTAGACTAGAACAGTGTAGCTGAATGGAGAAACTACATGTAAGTTGTGGGGTCCATAGTTACCCATCCAAATTTGCCACGTGTATGATCCTTAGTTCCTTACTGACGCTCACGCGCGGAAAAAATTTACTATGCGAAAGTCATTCGTGTGTGAGgcattttttaattgaaagtcatctaatgggtcccacttttcAAGCAAAATTGAAATTCTGTCCTTTCATCTgccatttttatttacttttatcctttcatcttttttttccgTTCCCTCTTACTCTtcttctaaatattttctttttctatttattgaatgtttttaaataaattctaatgaGGCTGTTCATGTATCATGTTTGTGATTCAAAAATGTTTAAGGATATTGATTAGTCGATCCAATTAgttgtagatttttttttgtgcaCCGAAGTTTGATCAATCTTTTGTATAATCAATATATAATTGTTGAATAGATTTGTttggattaatttttttgtgtaattattttttaattatttaaaccaATTCAGAATAAATATAGTACACATTTaccaatttgatttttttatttttagtaatgatACTTATCTCTTTTATC
The Solanum stenotomum isolate F172 chromosome 12, ASM1918654v1, whole genome shotgun sequence DNA segment above includes these coding regions:
- the LOC125846502 gene encoding membrane-anchored ubiquitin-fold protein 2, which encodes MSAAQDQLEIKFRLIDGTDIGPKSFSVATSVATLKENILAQWPKEKDNGPRTVKDVKLISAGRILENNRTVAECRSPLCDIPGGVTTMHVVVQPPAQEKEKKASDDMKQNKCLCVIL
- the LOC125846485 gene encoding probable galacturonosyltransferase 14 gives rise to the protein MQLHFSPSMRSVTISSSSNGGYGDLMKIKVAARHFSYRNVFHTILILAFFLPFVFILTAVVTLEGVNKCSSIDCLGRRLGPSLLGRTDDTGKLVKDFVKILNQVNTEEVPAGLKLPESFSQLVAEMKNNKYSAKEFALVLKGMMEKSEREIRESKFAELTNKHFAASAIPKGIHCLSLRLTDEYSSNAHARRQLPSPELLPLLSDNSLQHFVVATDNILAASVVVNSAVQSTLKPEKIVFHVITDKKTYAGMHSWFALNPVTPALVEVKGVHQFDWLTRENVPVLEAVESHNVIRKYYHGNHVTGANLSDTTPRSFASKLQARSPKYISLLNHLRIYLPELFPNLDKVVFLDDDIVIQRDLSPLWDIDLSGKVNGAVETCKGEDEWVMSKRFRNYFNFSHPLIAKNLNPENCAWAYGMNIFDLRAWRKTNITNTYHAWLKENLKSNLTMWKLGTLPPALIAFKGHVHPIDPSWHMLGLGYQSKTNIDNVKKAAVIHYNGQSKPWLEIGFEHLRPFWTKFVNSSNDFISNCHILE